The Caulifigura coniformis genome includes a region encoding these proteins:
- a CDS encoding NHL repeat-containing protein, which produces MPRSQQSSSRREFLARAAAGSAALLAAPAVITASKSDSQIIMGEGDFKYEVTHDFPQLPKQFTWQTTHNVAVDKAGNLYVIHEGKVDQPEHPSIFVFDKDGKYVTSFGSEFQGGGHGIEVHDENGTEYLYVCAYQQVKALAKLTLKGETVWKHHAPMKSGVYADGEDTMPEKKWGRDRFLPTNFTFLPDGDFLLVDGYGGYVVHRYDRDGNWKSHWGGPESMKGGGKGGFNTPHGIVYDARPGRTPSVAICDRANHTLQYLTVDGKYLETLTGFELPANLDTLGELLLVPELGAQVSILNGKNEVVARLGGSPKAERANRGKPETWKPGKFVHPHDACFDPEGNIYVAEWVATGRVSRLKRV; this is translated from the coding sequence ATGCCGCGCTCGCAGCAGTCTTCCTCCCGACGTGAATTCCTGGCCCGGGCCGCCGCTGGCTCCGCGGCCCTGCTTGCCGCTCCCGCCGTCATTACCGCTTCGAAAAGCGATTCACAGATCATCATGGGCGAAGGTGACTTCAAGTACGAAGTCACGCACGACTTCCCGCAGCTGCCGAAGCAGTTCACCTGGCAGACGACTCACAACGTCGCCGTCGACAAGGCCGGCAATCTCTACGTCATCCATGAAGGGAAGGTCGACCAGCCCGAACATCCTTCGATCTTCGTGTTTGACAAGGACGGCAAGTATGTCACGTCGTTCGGTTCCGAGTTCCAGGGAGGCGGCCACGGCATCGAGGTTCATGATGAAAACGGAACCGAATACCTCTATGTCTGCGCCTACCAGCAGGTGAAGGCGCTCGCCAAGCTCACGCTGAAAGGCGAAACCGTCTGGAAGCATCACGCGCCGATGAAGTCGGGCGTGTATGCCGACGGTGAAGACACGATGCCCGAGAAGAAGTGGGGCCGCGACCGCTTTCTGCCAACCAACTTCACGTTCCTGCCGGACGGCGACTTCCTGCTGGTCGACGGCTACGGCGGCTATGTCGTCCACCGCTACGACAGGGACGGCAACTGGAAGAGCCACTGGGGCGGCCCGGAATCGATGAAGGGGGGCGGCAAGGGCGGGTTCAATACGCCCCACGGCATCGTTTACGACGCCCGGCCCGGCCGCACTCCGTCGGTCGCCATCTGCGACCGAGCCAATCACACGCTCCAGTACCTCACGGTTGACGGGAAGTATCTCGAAACGCTGACGGGCTTCGAGCTGCCGGCCAACCTCGACACGCTCGGCGAGCTCCTCCTGGTTCCGGAACTCGGGGCCCAGGTTTCGATCCTGAATGGGAAGAACGAAGTGGTCGCCCGGCTGGGCGGCTCGCCCAAAGCGGAACGGGCCAACCGCGGCAAGCCGGAGACCTGGAAGCCCGGCAAGTTCGTCCACCCGC
- a CDS encoding DUF1501 domain-containing protein, whose translation MNINNIPRRYFLRDCGIGLGKMAAAGLLTQSLARPAQAAPEAPLGARTPHFQPSAKAVIHLFMAGAPSQLELFTPKPELTRLEGKPLPASIIGNQRYAFIRPDAAVMGGRFAFAKHGESGAEISDAMPHLAQVADDLCIVRSVTTDQFNHAPAQIFFNTGFSQPGRPCLGSWAIYGLGAETQNLPSFVVMSTGSGLSGGSALWSSGFLPTLYTGTRFRSSGPPILNVENPAGVTDSLQQETYDLVNRLNARRLEATGDSEIATRIASFEMASQLQSSAPELTDLATETAETLALYGCDPAKPSYARSCLLARRMIERGVRFVNIFHEGWDAHSNVEGNTKNNCKATDQATAALVTDLKRRGLLDETLVIWGGEFGRTPMVETNPALGRAMGRDHHPQAFTMWMAGGGIKPGMTWGATDDFGFHITENPVHVHDLQATILHCLGFDHERLTYKHAGREFRLTDVHGHVVKELLA comes from the coding sequence GCGGCATCGGCCTCGGCAAAATGGCCGCGGCCGGTTTGCTCACGCAGTCGCTCGCTCGTCCGGCCCAGGCGGCGCCGGAAGCGCCGCTCGGAGCCCGTACGCCGCATTTCCAGCCGAGCGCCAAGGCGGTCATTCACCTCTTCATGGCTGGAGCGCCGAGCCAGCTGGAACTGTTTACTCCCAAGCCCGAACTGACGCGGCTGGAAGGGAAGCCGCTGCCGGCCTCGATCATCGGCAACCAGCGGTATGCGTTCATCCGGCCCGATGCGGCCGTCATGGGAGGGCGTTTCGCCTTCGCGAAGCATGGCGAATCGGGAGCGGAGATCTCGGACGCCATGCCGCATCTGGCGCAGGTGGCCGACGACCTCTGCATCGTTCGGAGCGTCACGACCGACCAGTTCAACCACGCTCCGGCCCAGATTTTCTTCAACACCGGGTTCTCGCAGCCCGGCCGGCCCTGCCTCGGCTCCTGGGCCATCTACGGCCTCGGCGCGGAAACCCAGAACCTCCCTTCGTTCGTCGTCATGAGCACCGGGTCTGGTCTCTCCGGCGGCAGCGCGCTGTGGTCCAGCGGATTCCTGCCGACGCTCTACACCGGCACGCGCTTCCGCTCATCCGGCCCGCCCATCCTGAATGTCGAGAATCCGGCAGGGGTGACGGATTCGCTTCAGCAGGAGACCTATGACCTCGTGAACCGGCTGAATGCGCGCCGCCTCGAAGCGACGGGCGACTCCGAGATCGCCACCCGCATCGCCTCCTTTGAGATGGCGTCGCAGCTGCAGTCGAGCGCGCCGGAGCTGACCGATCTCGCCACGGAAACTGCCGAAACGCTCGCGCTCTACGGCTGCGACCCGGCCAAGCCTTCGTACGCCCGGTCGTGCCTGCTGGCCCGGCGGATGATCGAACGCGGCGTGCGATTCGTGAACATTTTCCACGAAGGCTGGGACGCCCATTCCAACGTCGAGGGGAATACGAAGAACAACTGCAAGGCGACCGATCAGGCGACGGCCGCCCTCGTCACGGATCTCAAACGTCGTGGCCTGCTCGACGAAACCCTTGTGATCTGGGGCGGGGAATTCGGACGGACGCCGATGGTCGAAACGAACCCCGCTCTCGGCCGCGCGATGGGCCGCGACCATCACCCGCAGGCGTTCACGATGTGGATGGCCGGCGGCGGAATCAAACCGGGAATGACCTGGGGGGCAACCGACGACTTCGGGTTCCACATCACCGAGAATCCGGTTCATGTGCATGACCTGCAGGCCACGATCCTGCACTGCCTGGGCTTCGACCACGAACGACTGACGTATAAGCACGCCGGTAGGGAGTTCCGGCTCACGGATGTGCATGGGCATGTGGTGAAGGAGCTGTTGGCGTAG
- a CDS encoding Gfo/Idh/MocA family protein translates to MSARRIDRRGFLKTAATLAAPIIIPASALGLGRKIPSERITIGVIGLGGRGTQVLKDLLKLPDAQVIALCDVHPEHHREFENGKGPRLGSTPARELVDKAEQARSGQPGKPCFVTGDHRELIDRPDLDAVLVATPDHWHAAITLDALRSGKDVYCEKPVTHLFAEGQAVYREVAARKAVFQTGSQQRSDALFQQAAEIVRNGHLGKIRSIEVGLPPGYDKPMGSTEVKTPPAGLDYDRWCGPSPKLPYMNARHHRWWRGQRAYGGGVLMDWIGHHNDIAHWAIGEELGGPTRVESVGWTTPDVDIYDTPVDYEIACEYAGGITSRISTKVTEGTKWIGENGWLWVTRGKIKCSNAALLDKSFDRGEWVAGPTGSHVANFLNCVRSRAACIAPAEQAHRSITPGHLGYVSFSLKRPLRWDAKSESVIDDSDADQLLKKSESRAPWA, encoded by the coding sequence ATGAGTGCTCGTCGGATCGATCGCCGCGGGTTCCTGAAGACCGCAGCAACTTTGGCCGCGCCGATCATCATCCCGGCCAGTGCGCTTGGTCTGGGGCGAAAGATTCCGTCCGAGCGCATCACCATCGGGGTCATCGGTCTGGGCGGACGCGGCACGCAGGTGCTCAAGGATCTTTTGAAGCTGCCCGACGCCCAGGTGATTGCGCTGTGTGATGTGCATCCGGAGCATCACCGCGAGTTCGAGAACGGCAAGGGCCCGCGCCTCGGATCGACGCCCGCCCGGGAACTCGTCGACAAGGCTGAGCAGGCGCGCAGCGGTCAGCCAGGAAAACCTTGCTTCGTCACGGGCGATCATCGTGAACTCATCGACCGCCCGGATCTGGATGCCGTCCTCGTGGCGACTCCGGATCACTGGCACGCGGCAATCACGCTCGATGCCCTCCGCAGTGGCAAAGACGTTTATTGTGAGAAGCCCGTGACGCATCTCTTCGCGGAGGGGCAGGCCGTCTACCGTGAGGTGGCGGCGCGGAAAGCCGTGTTTCAAACCGGATCGCAGCAACGTTCCGATGCCCTGTTCCAGCAGGCCGCCGAGATCGTGCGCAACGGCCACCTGGGAAAGATCCGATCCATCGAGGTGGGACTTCCTCCCGGCTACGACAAACCGATGGGCTCAACGGAGGTGAAAACACCGCCGGCCGGGCTGGACTATGACCGCTGGTGCGGCCCGTCGCCGAAGCTCCCGTACATGAACGCCCGCCATCACCGCTGGTGGCGCGGGCAAAGGGCGTATGGCGGCGGCGTGCTGATGGACTGGATCGGTCACCATAACGACATCGCGCACTGGGCCATCGGCGAGGAACTGGGCGGACCGACGCGTGTCGAGTCGGTCGGCTGGACGACGCCGGACGTCGATATCTACGACACGCCCGTCGACTATGAGATCGCCTGCGAGTACGCGGGAGGAATCACGTCGCGCATCTCGACAAAAGTCACCGAAGGGACGAAGTGGATTGGCGAGAACGGGTGGCTGTGGGTGACTCGCGGCAAGATCAAGTGCTCGAATGCGGCGTTGCTCGACAAGTCCTTCGACCGCGGCGAATGGGTGGCCGGACCGACCGGCAGCCACGTTGCGAACTTCCTCAACTGCGTTCGCTCGCGGGCCGCGTGCATCGCGCCGGCCGAGCAGGCGCATCGCTCCATCACGCCCGGACATCTCGGTTACGTTTCCTTCTCGCTCAAGCGGCCGCTCCGCTGGGATGCGAAGAGTGAGTCGGTCATTGACGACTCCGACGCCGATCAATTGTTGAAGAAGAGCGAGTCTCGCGCACCCTGGGCATGA